CGGTCGTCCGCGAACACCACGGTGCCGTTCGAGTCGACGACGCGCGTGAACCCGCCGTCGACCGGGTGTTCGAACCGCTGGAAGACGCTCGCCGCGTCGACGGCGACGACCAGCAGGTGGCCGGGCGTTCCGCGAATCGGCGTGACGAGCCCGACGACCGTCGTGCCGGTCGCCGTCTCGTAGGGTCGGGTGATGCGCACGTCGTCGAAGTCGCGGAACGCGAATTCCTCTTCCCACGGCAGGTCGGCGACCGGCGTGCCCTCCAGCGACCGGCGCGCGCTCGTCTGGACGGTGAGGTTCCGGCGGTCGACGACGTACGCGTTCTCGATGTCGGCTTCCTGCCTGTCGGCTCGCTGCGTCCGGAGGTACGCCCTGACGGCGTCGGCGTCGCCGGTCTCGTACACCGGGTGTTCGGAGAGGACGCGCGCGACCAGGCGGTTCTGACTGCTCCACTCCGTGAGTTCGTCCGCCTCGGCGTTTGCGGCCGCCGTCATCGATTGCTCGACGTTGTCCTCGAGGAGACCGCCGAGTTGGAAGTAGAGGCCGACCGTGGCCGCCGCGACGACGAGCAACGCGACGAGCAGCGCCGCCGCGAGCTTCCGGCGGTAGGACGCGGCGACCGCGGCGACGACGCGCCGGACGACGGGCAGCGACCGGAGCGTCTCGCGCACGGTCACACCCCCGACAGGTGGGACGCCGCCACCGCCGATGGCGGTTCGCCGTCCACCAGCACGCGGCGGTTCAGTCGTCGCATCGTCGCCTCGTCGAGTGACGCCGCGACCGGCGCGAGGGCGTCGAAGACGTCGGGGTTCGCGGCGACTGTCTGGGCGTGTGCCGTCGGCGACGGCTGGTAGGGCAGGAAGTACGTGCGGTCGTCGTCGAGTACCACCAGCGACTCGCGTTCGAGTTGCGGGTCGGTCGCGAAGCCGCTCGCGACCGACGCGTCCCCGTTCGCGACGAGTTCGTACGTCAGCCCGACGGACGTGACGACGAAGCCGCCGGACTCCAGTTCGGCTTGCGTCCCCGCGCTGACGCCGTAGTGGTCGAGGACGCCGCGCCACGCGTCCCGACGGTGGTAGAAGTCCTCGTTCACCGCGACGCCGAACGACGTGCGTCCGTCGGCCACGTGGGTCGCGAACTCGCTCAGCGTCGTCACGTCAGTCCGGTCGCTCCACGCGCGGTCGGCGACCAGCACGTACTCGTTGGAGAACGGCGCGGGTTCGGCCATCCGAAGGCCGCGTTCGCGGGCGTCGGCCGCGACGCGCTCGTAGAGGCGTCGGGGGTCGGTCACTCGCTCCGCGCGCCGGGGCGGCAGGCGACTCCACGCGGTTCCCGTGTACTCCCAGTAAACGTCCTTTACGCCCGCCGCCGTCGCGGTCCAGTTCTCACTGGAGGTCCCGTAGCCGATTTCGTCGACGGCCTGCACGCCGTCGACGTCGCGGAGCCGGTGGTACGCGAGATAGCCGAGAATCCGCTGTTCCGCGAAGGGCTTCGACCCGACGCGGACGTTCGTCACCGACTCGCGTTCGGCGCGGTTCTCGCCACAGCCGGCGAGGGCGCTCGCCACCGCGACGCCGCCGGCAGCCCCGAGTCGTTCGAGGTAGCGCCGGCGAGTCGGAGGCATATTGACACGAGTTGGCACGCATCACGGATATATCCTCCTACTAACGTGACTGGCCCGTCAGCGCGCTCGTTCGACCGTGGCACTCGCGCCCCACCCGAAACAGGCGAACGCGAACACCTCGCAGTAGACGGCGAGCAGGTAGCCGACGAGGTAGTCGCCGAGCGCGCCGGCGGCG
The nucleotide sequence above comes from Halobacterium litoreum. Encoded proteins:
- a CDS encoding ABC transporter substrate-binding protein, which produces MPPTRRRYLERLGAAGGVAVASALAGCGENRAERESVTNVRVGSKPFAEQRILGYLAYHRLRDVDGVQAVDEIGYGTSSENWTATAAGVKDVYWEYTGTAWSRLPPRRAERVTDPRRLYERVAADARERGLRMAEPAPFSNEYVLVADRAWSDRTDVTTLSEFATHVADGRTSFGVAVNEDFYHRRDAWRGVLDHYGVSAGTQAELESGGFVVTSVGLTYELVANGDASVASGFATDPQLERESLVVLDDDRTYFLPYQPSPTAHAQTVAANPDVFDALAPVAASLDEATMRRLNRRVLVDGEPPSAVAASHLSGV